In the genome of Neovison vison isolate M4711 chromosome 3, ASM_NN_V1, whole genome shotgun sequence, one region contains:
- the POP5 gene encoding ribonuclease P/MRP protein subunit POP5 isoform X1, translating into MVRFKHRYLLCEVVSDDPRCRLSLEDRVLGGLIRDTIARVHGTFGAASCSIGFAVCPLEANRSLSPSLREFEVRRRAKSRRRWHIEKESALSISLRYLNAYTGVVLLRCRKEFYHLVCSALPFITYLENKGHRYPCFLNTLHVGGTIRTCQKFLIHYNRRQLLILLQSCTDEGERQAIQKSVTRSCLLEERSDEEFSESGEEEAAEAME; encoded by the exons ATGGTGCGGTTTAAGCACAG GTACCTGCTGTGCGAGGTGGTTTCTGATGACCCCCGTTGCCGCCTGAGTCTGGAGGACCGAGTGCTGGGCGGCCTCATACGGGACACGATCGCCCGCGTGCACGGGACTTTCGGCGCAGCCTCCTGCTCCATCGGCTTCGCAG TATGTCCTCTTGAGGCCAATCGGAGTCTGAGCCCGAGTCTGCGTGAGTTCGAGGTTAGGCGGAGAGCTAAAAGCAGAAGGCGGTGGCACATTGAGAAAGAATCGGCTTTATCAATTTCAC TGCGATACCTCAATGCCTATACTGGAGTAGTGCTACTTCGATGCAGGAAGGAATTCTACCACCTCGTGTGCTCAGCTCTTCCTTTCATCACATACTTGGAGAACAAAGGACACCGTTACCCGTGTTTCCTCAACACCTTACACGTGGGAG GTACAATTAGAACATGCCAGAAGTTCCTGATTCATTACAACAGGAGACAGCTGTTGATCTTATTGCAGAGCTGCACCGACGAAG gaGAACGACAAGCTATCCAGAAGTCTGTCACCAGAAGCTGTTTACTAGAGGAGAGGTCAGATGAGGAGTTTTCGGAGAGTGGTGAGGAGGAGGCTGCTGAAGCAATGGAGTGA
- the POP5 gene encoding ribonuclease P/MRP protein subunit POP5 isoform X2 has product MVRFKHRYLLCEVVSDDPRCRLSLEDRVLGGLIRDTIARVHGTFGAASCSIGFAVRYLNAYTGVVLLRCRKEFYHLVCSALPFITYLENKGHRYPCFLNTLHVGGTIRTCQKFLIHYNRRQLLILLQSCTDEGERQAIQKSVTRSCLLEERSDEEFSESGEEEAAEAME; this is encoded by the exons ATGGTGCGGTTTAAGCACAG GTACCTGCTGTGCGAGGTGGTTTCTGATGACCCCCGTTGCCGCCTGAGTCTGGAGGACCGAGTGCTGGGCGGCCTCATACGGGACACGATCGCCCGCGTGCACGGGACTTTCGGCGCAGCCTCCTGCTCCATCGGCTTCGCAG TGCGATACCTCAATGCCTATACTGGAGTAGTGCTACTTCGATGCAGGAAGGAATTCTACCACCTCGTGTGCTCAGCTCTTCCTTTCATCACATACTTGGAGAACAAAGGACACCGTTACCCGTGTTTCCTCAACACCTTACACGTGGGAG GTACAATTAGAACATGCCAGAAGTTCCTGATTCATTACAACAGGAGACAGCTGTTGATCTTATTGCAGAGCTGCACCGACGAAG gaGAACGACAAGCTATCCAGAAGTCTGTCACCAGAAGCTGTTTACTAGAGGAGAGGTCAGATGAGGAGTTTTCGGAGAGTGGTGAGGAGGAGGCTGCTGAAGCAATGGAGTGA
- the POP5 gene encoding ribonuclease P/MRP protein subunit POP5 isoform X3 encodes MVRFKHRYLLCEVVSDDPRCRLSLEDRVLGGLIRDTIARVHGTFGAASCSIGFAGTIRTCQKFLIHYNRRQLLILLQSCTDEGERQAIQKSVTRSCLLEERSDEEFSESGEEEAAEAME; translated from the exons ATGGTGCGGTTTAAGCACAG GTACCTGCTGTGCGAGGTGGTTTCTGATGACCCCCGTTGCCGCCTGAGTCTGGAGGACCGAGTGCTGGGCGGCCTCATACGGGACACGATCGCCCGCGTGCACGGGACTTTCGGCGCAGCCTCCTGCTCCATCGGCTTCGCAG GTACAATTAGAACATGCCAGAAGTTCCTGATTCATTACAACAGGAGACAGCTGTTGATCTTATTGCAGAGCTGCACCGACGAAG gaGAACGACAAGCTATCCAGAAGTCTGTCACCAGAAGCTGTTTACTAGAGGAGAGGTCAGATGAGGAGTTTTCGGAGAGTGGTGAGGAGGAGGCTGCTGAAGCAATGGAGTGA